The Streptomyces laurentii genome contains a region encoding:
- a CDS encoding hypothetical protein (Haloacid dehalogenase-like hydrolases. The haloaciddehalogenase-like (HAD) superfamily includes L-2-haloacid dehalogenase, epoxide hydrolase, phosphoserine phosphatase, phosphomannomutase, phosphoglycolate phosphatase, P-type ATPase, and many others; cd01427;~Hypothetical protein XNR_5666 [Streptomyces albus J1074];~identified by MetaGeneAnnotator; putative;~motif I;~motif II), giving the protein MNPTARPVAVFDLDNTLASTAHRQHFLEGRPRDWDGFFAAAPADPPLAEGVALCREAAEECDIVYLTGRPERCRRDTLDWLAAHGLPEGPVHMRRPRDFRPARETKVEVLRGLGRDREVRMLVDDDELVCDDAQAAGFTVVRARWAASSQVLREAQEKEGRT; this is encoded by the coding sequence GTGAACCCCACCGCCCGGCCCGTGGCCGTCTTCGATCTCGACAACACCCTCGCCTCGACCGCCCACCGCCAGCACTTCCTGGAGGGGCGTCCGCGCGACTGGGACGGCTTCTTCGCCGCCGCGCCCGCGGACCCGCCGCTCGCGGAGGGCGTCGCGCTGTGCCGGGAGGCGGCGGAGGAGTGCGACATCGTCTACCTCACCGGGCGGCCCGAGCGCTGCCGCCGCGACACCCTCGACTGGCTCGCCGCGCACGGGCTCCCCGAGGGACCGGTCCACATGCGCCGTCCTCGCGACTTCCGGCCGGCCCGGGAGACCAAGGTCGAGGTCCTGCGCGGGCTCGGGCGGGACCGCGAGGTGCGGATGCTCGTGGACGACGACGAGCTGGTGTGCGACGACGCGCAGGCCGCCGGGTTCACCGTCGTACGGGCGCGATGGGCGGCATCGTCGCAGGTGTTGAGGGAGGCACAGGAGAAGGAGGGGCGGACCTGA
- a CDS encoding excinuclease ABC, A subunit (AAA domain; pfam13304;~ABC transporter signature motif;~ATP binding site [chemical binding];~D-loop;~H-loop/switch region;~P-loop containing Nucleoside Triphosphate Hydrolases; cl09099;~Q-loop/lid;~The excision repair protein UvrA domain I; Nucleotide excision repair in eubacteria isa process that repairs DNA damage by the removal of a 12-13-mer oligonucleotide containing the lesion. Recognition and cleavage of the damaged DNA isa multistep...; cd03270;~Walker A/P-loop;~Walker B;~excinuclease ABC, A subunit [Streptomyces viridochromogenes DSM40736];~identified by MetaGeneAnnotator; putative), whose amino-acid sequence MRDLPPTHVPTTLTPLSAPTTLSASGTPDVPGTAGAAGAHDPFVRVRGAREHNLRAVDVDVPRDALTVFTGVSGSGKSSLAFGTIYAEAQRRYFESVAPYARRLIHQVGAPRVGEITGLPPAVSLEQRRSVPNARSSVGTVTTLSNSLRMLFSRAGDYPAGAERLDSDAFSPNTATGACPSCHGLGRVHETSEELLVPDQELSIRDGAIAAWPGAWQGKNLRDVLDTLGYDVDRPWHELAAEDRTWILFTDEQPVVTVHPVREAGRIQRPYQGTYMSARRYVMHTFSDSKSATLRAKAERFLTSAPCPVCAGSRLRPEAMAVTFAGRTIAGMAALPLNELARVLGTSPGATETARVLTEDLVARIGTITELGLGYLSLDRATPTLSSGELQRLRLATQLRSGLFGVVYVLDEPSAGLHPADTEALLVVLERLRASGNTVFVVEHHLDVVRRADWLVDVGPGAGEHGGRVLHSGPPARLAEVAESATRRYLFDRAPLPERTVREPAGSLGFGPVTRHNLRGLRAAFPLGVLTAVTGVSGSGKSTLVGALTEAADEHDGIARVVTVDQKPIGRTPRSNLATYTGLFDVVRKLFTATEEARARGYKAGRFSFNVPGGRCETCQGEGFVSVELLFLPSTYAPCPDCHGARYNPETLEVRLRGLTIAEVLDLSVEAAAAFFADTPAAARSLRTLLDVGLGHLRLGQPATELSGGEAQRIKLASELQRPRRAHTLYVLDEPTTGLHPADVEVLMRQLHGLVDGGHTVVVVEHDMDVVATADRVVDMGPGGGDEGGLIVAEGTPAEVARAAGSRTARFLAARLDG is encoded by the coding sequence ATGCGCGACCTCCCTCCGACCCATGTGCCCACCACCCTCACCCCCCTCTCCGCTCCCACCACTCTCTCCGCTTCCGGCACCCCCGACGTTCCCGGCACCGCCGGCGCGGCGGGGGCCCACGACCCCTTCGTCCGGGTCCGCGGCGCCCGTGAGCACAATCTGCGCGCGGTCGACGTGGACGTCCCGCGCGACGCGCTCACCGTCTTCACCGGGGTCTCGGGGTCCGGGAAGTCGTCGCTCGCCTTCGGCACGATCTACGCGGAGGCGCAGCGGCGCTACTTCGAGTCGGTGGCACCGTACGCGCGGCGGCTGATCCACCAGGTGGGGGCGCCGCGGGTCGGGGAGATCACCGGGCTGCCGCCCGCGGTCTCGCTGGAGCAGCGCCGGTCGGTGCCGAACGCGCGCTCGTCGGTGGGGACGGTGACGACCCTGTCGAACTCGCTGCGGATGCTGTTCTCCCGGGCGGGCGACTATCCGGCGGGCGCGGAACGGCTGGACTCCGACGCGTTCTCACCCAACACCGCGACCGGCGCCTGCCCTTCGTGCCACGGCCTGGGCCGGGTGCACGAGACGAGCGAGGAACTCCTCGTACCCGATCAGGAGTTGTCGATCCGGGACGGTGCCATCGCGGCCTGGCCGGGTGCCTGGCAGGGCAAGAACCTGCGGGACGTCCTGGACACGCTCGGCTACGACGTGGACCGGCCGTGGCATGAGCTGGCCGCCGAGGACCGTACGTGGATCCTGTTCACTGACGAGCAGCCGGTGGTGACGGTGCACCCGGTGCGCGAGGCGGGGCGCATCCAACGCCCGTACCAGGGCACGTACATGAGCGCCCGGCGTTATGTGATGCACACGTTCTCGGATTCCAAGAGCGCGACCCTGCGGGCGAAGGCGGAGCGCTTCCTGACCAGCGCGCCGTGCCCGGTGTGCGCGGGCAGCCGGCTGCGGCCGGAGGCGATGGCGGTGACCTTCGCGGGCCGGACGATCGCCGGGATGGCGGCGCTGCCGCTGAACGAACTGGCGCGTGTACTGGGGACGTCGCCCGGCGCGACGGAGACCGCGCGGGTGCTGACCGAGGACTTGGTGGCGCGGATCGGCACCATCACGGAGCTGGGGCTCGGCTATCTGAGCCTGGACCGGGCGACGCCCACGTTGTCCAGCGGGGAGCTGCAACGGCTGCGGCTGGCCACACAGTTGCGTTCGGGGCTGTTCGGTGTCGTGTACGTGCTGGACGAGCCGTCCGCCGGGCTGCATCCGGCGGACACGGAGGCGCTGTTGGTGGTCCTGGAGCGGCTGCGGGCCTCGGGCAACACGGTGTTCGTGGTGGAGCACCATCTGGACGTGGTGCGGCGCGCCGACTGGCTGGTGGACGTGGGCCCGGGGGCCGGGGAGCACGGCGGCCGTGTGCTGCACAGCGGCCCGCCCGCGCGGCTCGCGGAGGTCGCCGAGTCGGCGACCCGCCGCTATCTCTTCGACCGGGCGCCGCTGCCGGAGCGGACGGTGCGCGAACCGGCCGGCTCATTGGGGTTCGGGCCGGTCACCCGGCACAATCTGCGCGGTCTGCGCGCCGCGTTCCCGCTGGGCGTGCTCACCGCCGTCACCGGGGTGTCGGGCTCGGGCAAGTCGACGCTGGTGGGCGCACTGACGGAGGCGGCAGACGAACACGACGGCATCGCCCGGGTGGTGACGGTCGATCAGAAGCCGATCGGCCGCACCCCGCGCTCCAACCTGGCCACGTACACGGGGCTGTTCGACGTCGTACGGAAGCTGTTCACGGCGACAGAGGAGGCGCGGGCCCGCGGCTACAAGGCGGGCCGGTTCTCCTTCAACGTGCCGGGCGGACGCTGCGAGACCTGCCAGGGCGAGGGGTTCGTCTCGGTGGAGTTGTTGTTCCTGCCGAGCACGTACGCGCCGTGCCCCGACTGCCACGGCGCCCGCTACAACCCGGAGACCCTGGAGGTACGGCTGCGGGGGCTGACGATCGCGGAGGTGCTGGACCTGAGCGTGGAGGCGGCGGCCGCGTTCTTCGCGGACACCCCGGCGGCGGCGCGCAGTCTGCGGACGCTGCTCGACGTGGGTCTCGGCCATCTGCGCCTCGGCCAGCCGGCGACGGAGCTGTCGGGCGGGGAGGCACAGCGCATCAAGCTCGCCTCGGAGCTCCAGCGGCCCCGCCGCGCGCACACCCTGTACGTCCTGGACGAGCCGACGACGGGGCTGCACCCGGCGGATGTGGAGGTGCTGATGCGCCAGCTGCACGGGCTCGTCGACGGGGGCCACACGGTCGTGGTGGTCGAGCACGACATGGACGTGGTCGCGACGGCGGACCGGGTGGTGGACATGGGCCCGGGCGGCGGCGACGAGGGCGGCCTGATCGTGGCGGAGGGCACCCCGGCGGAGGTCGCCCGGGCCGCCGGCAGCCGGACCGCGCGCTTCCTCGCGGCCCGGCTGGACGGCTGA
- a CDS encoding hypothetical protein (Dodecin; cl01328;~identified by MetaGeneAnnotator; putative;~protein of unknown function duf1458 [Ralstonia solanacearum IPO1609]), translated as MSNHTYRVTEIVGTSDQGLDEAVRNGIERASQTLRGLDWFEVTEMRGHLVDGVIQHYQVGLKVGFRLEEGA; from the coding sequence ATGTCGAACCACACCTATCGCGTCACCGAGATCGTCGGCACGTCCGACCAAGGACTGGACGAGGCTGTCCGCAACGGGATCGAGCGGGCCTCGCAGACCCTCAGAGGCCTCGACTGGTTCGAGGTCACCGAGATGCGGGGGCATCTGGTCGACGGGGTGATCCAGCACTACCAGGTCGGCCTGAAGGTGGGCTTCCGCCTGGAGGAGGGCGCCTGA
- a CDS encoding hypothetical protein (identified by MetaGeneAnnotator; putative;~sequence version:1), translating to MPSDERRPSHDEYGEDRQPLEAGLGSAGGLGFHPAGSYGGDTPGMVLCAHEGYRADLTPGFTKGRLTAIEVRRFRDEGADLRVTLDGLDVFRTPSDDVPARLAERGHVVEEDDLGFEAVPELGVIFANNSSFGYPRDEEGFPIHSDYVLVTSDGLGPRGD from the coding sequence GTGCCGTCGGACGAACGGCGCCCCTCCCACGACGAGTACGGCGAAGACCGTCAGCCGTTGGAGGCCGGGCTGGGCAGCGCAGGCGGCCTGGGTTTTCACCCGGCCGGCTCGTATGGTGGCGACACACCGGGCATGGTGCTCTGCGCGCACGAGGGCTACCGGGCGGACCTCACGCCCGGCTTCACCAAGGGGCGGCTGACCGCCATCGAAGTCCGGCGGTTCCGTGACGAGGGAGCGGATCTGCGGGTCACTCTCGACGGGCTGGACGTCTTCCGCACGCCGAGCGACGACGTGCCGGCGCGGCTCGCGGAGCGGGGCCACGTCGTCGAGGAGGACGACCTCGGCTTCGAGGCCGTGCCGGAACTCGGGGTGATCTTCGCCAACAACAGCAGTTTCGGTTATCCGAGGGACGAGGAGGGCTTCCCGATCCACTCCGACTACGTCCTCGTCACCTCGGACGGCCTGGGGCCGCGCGGCGACTGA
- a CDS encoding abortive infection protein (Abortive infection protein [Streptomyces bingchenggensis BCW-1];~CAAX protease self-immunity; pfam02517;~COG1266 Predicted metal-dependent membrane protease;~identified by MetaGeneAnnotator; putative): MQPALGVPPEVVELTQFGPAAGVLVAALLWPSRIRERLAGVLPARSGGQRAWSAWLLITAMVPVALAAATYATLRTGSVVTDPRALAHPFALIVVAQLVGACGEEIGWRCFLQPLLGARFGTLVASVLVGAVWGVWHIGIFAETPAYAAGFLLAAVAMSVVLGIALDRIGTNRLLLAGGFHTLVNLGMLLLMDEESGAVVPMVLFGVASALVSVPWVRAARARTRTDTITVARRSAL; this comes from the coding sequence GTGCAGCCGGCGCTCGGGGTGCCGCCCGAGGTGGTGGAGCTGACCCAGTTCGGGCCGGCCGCCGGGGTGCTGGTGGCGGCGCTGCTGTGGCCGTCGCGGATCCGGGAGCGGCTCGCCGGGGTGCTTCCCGCGCGGAGCGGGGGTCAACGGGCCTGGTCTGCCTGGCTGTTGATAACGGCGATGGTGCCGGTCGCGCTCGCGGCGGCGACGTACGCCACGCTGCGCACCGGCTCCGTGGTGACGGATCCGCGCGCGCTCGCGCACCCCTTCGCGCTGATCGTGGTGGCCCAGCTGGTCGGCGCGTGCGGGGAGGAGATCGGCTGGCGGTGCTTCCTCCAGCCGCTGCTCGGCGCCCGGTTCGGCACACTCGTCGCCTCGGTCCTGGTGGGCGCGGTGTGGGGGGTGTGGCACATAGGGATATTCGCCGAGACCCCGGCGTACGCGGCCGGATTCCTGCTGGCGGCCGTCGCGATGTCCGTCGTGCTGGGGATCGCCCTGGACCGGATCGGGACCAACCGGCTGCTGCTTGCGGGCGGTTTCCACACCCTGGTCAATCTCGGCATGCTGCTGCTCATGGACGAGGAGTCCGGGGCGGTGGTGCCGATGGTGCTGTTCGGTGTCGCGAGTGCGCTGGTGTCGGTGCCGTGGGTGCGAGCGGCGAGGGCCCGCACGCGTACGGATACGATCACGGTCGCGCGACGGAGTGCGCTCTGA
- a CDS encoding sugar transporter sugar binding protein (ABC-type sugar transport system, periplasmic component[Carbohydrate transportand metabolism]; COG1653;~The substrate binding domain of LysR-type transcriptional regulators (LTTRs), a member of the type 2 periplasmic binding fold protein superfamily; cl11398;~identified by MetaGeneAnnotator; putative;~sugar transporter sugar binding protein [Streptomyces sp. SPB78]), protein MNRPLACPLAAVSVLALAGCGLLPGGSGTRTVNVWLMRDSASDDFIKRFTESFEAEHAGVEVNVTIQDWTGIGKKVTEAIQGSGGPDVIEVGNTQVAQYADTDKLYDLTLESVRDLGGQDWLPGLAEPGSINGSQFGIPWYAANRIVIYNKDIFGEAGVEPPKTRAAWLAGTETLEAGGNQGIYLAGQDWYTLSGFIWDEGGDLAVEKGGAWAGALDSPAAQRGMAFYKELQALGDGPKNADEQSPPQAEVFAKGDVAQIIAPPSAIPAILKANPGLKDKLGFFPIPGKKADKPCVVFTGGSDLIIPENAPQRAAAIDVVTALAGEKWQGELARAMNYVPNKPSLASLVAGQKATAAMAVGAARGRATPNSPQWADVEADNPIKPYMSAVLGGADPKQAAETANEKITGSLAE, encoded by the coding sequence ATGAACCGCCCTCTCGCCTGTCCGCTGGCAGCCGTCTCCGTGCTCGCCCTCGCCGGTTGCGGCCTCCTCCCGGGAGGGAGCGGGACCCGCACGGTCAATGTCTGGCTGATGCGCGACAGCGCCAGCGACGACTTCATCAAGCGCTTCACGGAGTCCTTCGAGGCCGAACACGCCGGTGTCGAGGTCAATGTGACGATCCAGGACTGGACCGGCATCGGGAAGAAGGTCACCGAGGCTATCCAGGGCTCCGGCGGCCCCGACGTCATCGAGGTCGGCAACACCCAGGTCGCGCAGTACGCCGACACGGACAAGCTGTACGACCTCACCCTGGAGTCCGTCCGCGACCTCGGCGGCCAGGACTGGCTGCCCGGTCTCGCCGAGCCCGGGAGCATCAACGGCTCCCAGTTCGGCATCCCCTGGTACGCGGCCAACCGCATCGTCATCTACAACAAGGACATATTCGGCGAAGCCGGCGTCGAGCCGCCCAAGACGCGTGCCGCGTGGCTGGCCGGGACCGAGACGCTCGAAGCGGGCGGCAACCAGGGCATCTACCTCGCCGGCCAGGACTGGTACACGCTGTCCGGGTTCATCTGGGACGAGGGCGGCGACCTCGCGGTCGAGAAGGGCGGCGCATGGGCCGGCGCCCTCGACAGCCCCGCGGCTCAGCGCGGCATGGCCTTCTACAAGGAACTCCAGGCCCTCGGCGACGGACCGAAGAACGCCGACGAGCAGAGCCCGCCGCAGGCCGAGGTCTTCGCCAAGGGCGACGTGGCCCAGATCATCGCGCCCCCCAGCGCCATCCCCGCCATCCTCAAGGCCAACCCCGGCCTCAAGGACAAGCTGGGCTTCTTCCCGATCCCCGGCAAGAAGGCGGACAAGCCCTGTGTCGTCTTCACCGGCGGATCCGACCTGATCATCCCGGAGAACGCGCCCCAGCGCGCCGCCGCCATCGATGTCGTCACCGCCCTCGCCGGCGAGAAGTGGCAGGGCGAACTGGCCCGCGCCATGAACTACGTGCCCAACAAGCCGTCCCTCGCCTCCCTCGTCGCCGGCCAGAAGGCCACCGCCGCGATGGCCGTCGGCGCCGCCCGCGGCCGGGCCACCCCGAACTCGCCCCAGTGGGCGGACGTCGAGGCCGACAACCCGATCAAGCCGTACATGAGCGCCGTCCTCGGCGGGGCGGACCCGAAGCAGGCCGCGGAGACGGCCAACGAGAAGATCACCGGCTCGCTCGCCGAATAG
- a CDS encoding oxygenase (Coenzyme F420-dependent N5,N10-methylene tetrahydromethanopterin reductase and related flavin-dependent oxidoreductases [Energyproduction and conversion];~Flavin-utilizing monoxygenases; cl07892;~identified by MetaGeneAnnotator; putative;~oxygenase [Amycolatopsis mediterranei U32]), with the protein MSPIHIPISVLDRSRTREGEDAGQALRDTVRFAQEAEALGYHRFWVAEHHGVPGVAGSAPTVLAAAVAAATTRIRVGTGGVMLPNHQPMVVAEHFGVLESLFPGRIDMGLGRSVGFTDGVRRALGRDKADADRFAEQLDELLGWFTGEQTAHPQVHARPAEGLRVPPFVLATGEGTRIAAAAGLPLVVGDLRRRSGLRASVDEYRETFRPSVWAKEPYVIVAGTIVVADTDEAARRLLAPEAWSMATARTQGNFAPLLPPERIDAIPMTEKQRGLYEAGMMGHVYGTEARVVEALERAVAETGAQEVMVTTNTYDRDALLDSYRMLARLAGLTRANAASRA; encoded by the coding sequence GTGAGCCCCATACATATCCCGATCTCCGTCCTCGACCGCTCCCGCACCCGCGAAGGCGAGGACGCCGGCCAGGCGCTGCGCGACACCGTGCGGTTCGCCCAGGAAGCGGAGGCGCTGGGTTACCACCGGTTCTGGGTGGCGGAGCACCATGGCGTGCCGGGGGTGGCGGGGTCCGCGCCGACCGTGCTGGCCGCGGCCGTGGCCGCCGCGACCACCCGCATCCGGGTCGGCACCGGCGGCGTGATGCTGCCGAACCACCAGCCGATGGTGGTGGCCGAGCACTTCGGCGTCCTGGAGTCCCTCTTCCCGGGCCGGATCGACATGGGCCTGGGCCGCTCCGTCGGCTTCACCGACGGCGTACGGCGGGCGCTCGGCAGGGACAAGGCGGACGCGGACCGGTTCGCGGAGCAACTGGACGAACTGCTGGGCTGGTTCACCGGCGAGCAGACGGCTCACCCCCAGGTGCACGCCCGCCCCGCCGAGGGCCTGCGGGTGCCGCCGTTCGTCCTGGCCACCGGCGAGGGCACCCGGATCGCGGCCGCGGCCGGCCTGCCCCTGGTCGTCGGCGATCTGCGCCGCCGGTCGGGGCTGCGGGCCTCCGTGGACGAGTACCGGGAGACGTTCCGGCCGTCGGTGTGGGCGAAGGAGCCGTATGTGATCGTCGCGGGCACGATCGTGGTGGCCGACACCGACGAGGCGGCGCGCCGGCTGCTCGCACCGGAGGCGTGGTCGATGGCGACCGCCCGCACCCAGGGCAACTTCGCGCCGCTGCTGCCGCCGGAGCGGATCGACGCGATCCCGATGACGGAGAAGCAGCGCGGCCTGTACGAGGCGGGGATGATGGGCCATGTGTACGGCACCGAGGCGCGGGTCGTCGAGGCGCTGGAGCGGGCCGTGGCGGAGACCGGCGCCCAGGAAGTGATGGTGACGACGAACACGTACGACCGGGACGCGCTGCTCGACTCCTACCGTATGCTCGCCCGCCTGGCCGGGCTGACCAGGGCGAATGCGGCAAGCCGGGCATAG
- a CDS encoding phytochrome 1 (Histidine kinase-, DNA gyrase B-, and HSP90-like ATPase; pfam02518;~Histidine kinase; pfam07730;~Phytochrome 1 [Actinoplanes sp. SE50/110];~Putative sensor; pfam13796;~Signal transduction histidine kinase;~identified by MetaGeneAnnotator; putative), which translates to MGKAFGRCQLLSLASLALPWTGALVVSALLLLPVGLGFPLLRPAAALLRRRADRQRARVGGWTGLAFPPPAPLPATARAILGDAGFWRDLRWAWLEPLTGGLLATVSPALFWYGVFGALVQPFVWRRLGDGNWYAFVLVDSPGSMRDAVLLGLAFVAGALFLAPTTLAGHARWSRWALGAPSRVELVRRIEQLTGSRAEALDAQAVELRRIERDLHDGAQARLVALGMSLDEATRLLDTDPARARVLLAEVRAASERALRDLRELVHGILPPVLADRGLGDAIRSLALDSFLDVEVDVALPPGRLPAPVESAAYFAIAELLANAAKHADAREVRIALSHTAGILRVTVTDDGHGGADSARGAGLLGVGRRLGAFDGTLALDSPPGGPTLAILEIPCASSSPKTSSCSGTG; encoded by the coding sequence GTGGGGAAGGCTTTCGGGCGTTGCCAGCTACTCTCGCTCGCGTCGCTGGCACTGCCGTGGACGGGTGCCCTGGTGGTGAGCGCGCTCTTGCTGCTGCCTGTCGGGCTCGGCTTCCCATTGCTCAGGCCCGCCGCGGCGCTGCTGCGCCGCCGCGCCGACCGGCAGCGGGCGCGTGTCGGCGGCTGGACGGGCCTCGCCTTCCCTCCGCCCGCACCGCTGCCCGCCACGGCGCGCGCCATCCTCGGCGACGCGGGATTCTGGCGCGACCTGCGGTGGGCGTGGCTGGAGCCGCTGACCGGCGGACTGCTCGCGACGGTGTCGCCGGCGCTGTTCTGGTACGGGGTCTTCGGGGCGCTCGTCCAGCCGTTCGTGTGGCGCCGGCTGGGCGACGGCAACTGGTACGCGTTCGTCCTGGTCGACTCCCCCGGCAGCATGCGGGACGCCGTCCTGCTCGGCCTGGCGTTCGTCGCGGGGGCGCTCTTCCTGGCGCCGACGACGCTCGCGGGTCACGCGCGCTGGTCCCGGTGGGCGCTGGGCGCCCCGTCCCGGGTGGAGCTCGTCCGCCGGATCGAGCAGCTGACCGGCTCCCGGGCCGAGGCCCTGGACGCACAGGCCGTCGAACTGCGGCGCATCGAGCGGGACTTGCACGACGGGGCGCAGGCCCGGCTGGTGGCGCTCGGGATGAGCCTGGACGAGGCGACCCGGCTGCTGGACACCGACCCCGCGCGGGCCCGGGTGCTGCTCGCCGAGGTGCGCGCGGCGTCGGAACGGGCCTTGCGCGATCTGCGCGAGCTGGTGCACGGGATCCTGCCGCCGGTCCTCGCGGACCGGGGGCTCGGCGACGCGATCCGGTCGCTGGCCCTGGACAGTTTCCTCGACGTCGAGGTGGACGTCGCACTGCCGCCGGGCCGGCTGCCGGCGCCGGTGGAGTCCGCCGCGTACTTCGCGATCGCCGAACTGCTGGCCAACGCGGCCAAGCACGCCGATGCCCGCGAGGTCCGCATCGCCCTGTCCCACACGGCCGGGATCCTGCGGGTGACCGTCACGGATGACGGGCACGGCGGCGCCGATTCCGCGCGTGGGGCCGGCCTGCTCGGGGTCGGGCGGCGGCTTGGCGCCTTCGACGGAACCCTCGCCCTGGACAGCCCGCCGGGCGGCCCCACCCTCGCGATCCTGGAGATACCGTGCGCGTCGTCCTCGCCGAAGACCTCTTCCTGCTCCGGGACGGGCTGA
- a CDS encoding hypothetical protein (identified by MetaGeneAnnotator; putative;~sequence version:1) — protein MDVPIDGSRHAGFEATGEFRRGAFGLDFAPGLLGDIIKVSLEAEFVEPQ, from the coding sequence GTGGACGTGCCGATCGACGGCAGCCGCCACGCGGGCTTCGAGGCCACCGGCGAGTTCCGCCGCGGCGCGTTCGGCCTCGACTTCGCCCCCGGCCTGCTGGGAGACATCATCAAGGTCAGCCTGGAGGCCGAGTTCGTCGAGCCTCAGTAG
- a CDS encoding hypothetical protein (identified by MetaGeneAnnotator; putative;~sequence version:1): MKKSAASGVPPSLDRQAVECVMGHPLSQEWPPDALPAGSRVTVVHDPEWDGPWRNEFLGTIDAQGAPEPVKHSRAHDGELAYWVVFDAPQFDCGGDGPYRKARIGGRHLRPEPAPRTA, translated from the coding sequence ATGAAGAAATCCGCCGCTTCCGGCGTACCGCCGTCGCTCGACCGGCAGGCTGTCGAGTGCGTGATGGGCCACCCCCTGTCCCAGGAGTGGCCGCCGGATGCCCTGCCGGCGGGCAGCAGAGTGACCGTGGTCCACGATCCGGAGTGGGACGGGCCGTGGCGGAACGAGTTCCTGGGGACGATCGACGCGCAGGGCGCCCCCGAGCCCGTGAAGCACTCTCGCGCGCACGACGGCGAGTTGGCGTACTGGGTCGTCTTCGACGCCCCGCAATTCGACTGCGGCGGGGACGGGCCGTACCGCAAGGCCCGGATCGGGGGCCGCCACCTGCGCCCGGAACCGGCACCCCGTACCGCGTGA